The nucleotide window CAACCGCCGCGCGTGGACGCTCGAAGAGGTCAACGAGGAGCTGGAAAGCGAGATGTTGACGGCGTGGAACGACGTCCGCGGGGCGTACACGGCTCACGACGACGTGACGTGGCGCGAGGCAGCCTACATCGTCGGTCTCCGGCGCGTCGCCGCGGCTCACGAGGTCCGCGGTCTCTGGCCGTAGATTCAAACCACGCGCCCGTCTCCGTTCAGCATGGCCAGACGAAGCGTCCTCTTCACGCCGGCCGATCGCCCGGAAATGTGCAGAAAGGCCCCCGACAGCGGTGCCGATGTCGTCGTCTTCGATCTCGAAGACGCGGTCGCGCCTGCCCGAAAGGAGGAGGCACGCGACGCGCTCGCCGACCTGCTCACGAGTGAGTTCGATCCCGACTGTGAAGTCTGCGTTCGCGTTACGCCGGAATACGACACTGATCTCGATGTCCTTCTCGACGGCGACCCACGCCTCGACGCGCTGATGCTTCCGAAAGTCGAGCGTGGCGAGGACGTCGCGGCGCTCGCCGACGCGATAGCTGCACACGACGCTGCCTACCCCGTGTTCGCGCTGATCGAGACCGCTGCCGGCGTGCTCGCCGCCGACGCCATCGCCGCGGCCGCGGCCACGACGGCGGTCTGTTTCGGGGCCGAGGATCTCGCCGCCGATCTCGGTGCCCGGCGCACCGACGCGGGAACGGAAGTGCTCTACGCGCGCGAACGGACCGTGCTCGCGGCGAGCGCGGCCGGCATCGACGCCATCGATACGCTCGTGACCGACATCGACGCGACCGAGCGCCTCCGCGAGGACGCCGAGTTCGCGCTCGACCTCGGCTACGACGGCAAG belongs to Halococcus qingdaonensis and includes:
- a CDS encoding HpcH/HpaI aldolase/citrate lyase family protein, with translation MARRSVLFTPADRPEMCRKAPDSGADVVVFDLEDAVAPARKEEARDALADLLTSEFDPDCEVCVRVTPEYDTDLDVLLDGDPRLDALMLPKVERGEDVAALADAIAAHDAAYPVFALIETAAGVLAADAIAAAAATTAVCFGAEDLAADLGARRTDAGTEVLYARERTVLAASAAGIDAIDTLVTDIDATERLREDAEFALDLGYDGKLAIHPAQVTVINDAYTPADGRIAWAERVLDAKADADAEDRGVFRVDGEMIDAPLIAQAERVLDRARTDDP